Proteins encoded together in one Planctomyces sp. SH-PL14 window:
- a CDS encoding alpha/beta hydrolase family protein — protein MPLLRVVFSVAFGAALLALPASKAAAQTSDIPLGLHQTPSDFVDDSGRRQPITTREQWEARRQEILKGMERAMGPLPDRSKFSPPLLEVLERAELEGGVKRNKIQYHTDTFQRKVRAWLFFPPYTPGKDPEKPAEDKRAGILCLHQTTGIGKDEPSLLAGNPNLHYALELAQRGFVTLAPDYPSFGEYKYEFPPEDGYVSGTMKAIVDNLRAVDLLTQSLPRVDGERIGCIGHSLGGHNTMFTAAFDPRIKVMVSSCGFTRFHKYYEGKLAGWTSARYMPLIAKEYHNNADEVPFDFPEIVASFAPRPFLACSPLHDSNFEVSGVRDCVAAAAPIYKLLGAEGNLRAEYPDCAHDFPPAVREVAYKFFEEHLAPKPAQ, from the coding sequence ATGCCTCTTCTGCGAGTCGTGTTCTCCGTGGCGTTCGGCGCCGCGCTCCTGGCTCTTCCGGCCTCGAAGGCGGCCGCCCAGACCAGCGATATCCCGCTCGGTCTTCACCAGACTCCGTCCGACTTCGTCGACGACTCAGGACGGCGGCAGCCGATCACGACCCGCGAGCAGTGGGAGGCTCGCCGGCAGGAGATTCTGAAGGGGATGGAGCGTGCGATGGGGCCGCTACCGGACCGGTCGAAGTTCTCGCCGCCGCTCCTGGAGGTCCTGGAGCGGGCTGAGCTGGAAGGGGGCGTGAAGCGGAACAAGATCCAGTACCACACCGACACCTTCCAGCGCAAGGTGCGGGCGTGGCTCTTTTTCCCTCCCTACACGCCGGGCAAGGACCCGGAGAAGCCGGCGGAGGACAAGCGGGCCGGAATCCTCTGCCTGCACCAGACGACCGGGATCGGGAAGGACGAGCCGTCGCTGCTCGCCGGCAATCCGAACCTGCACTACGCGCTCGAACTGGCTCAGCGGGGCTTCGTGACCCTCGCGCCCGATTATCCGAGCTTTGGGGAGTACAAGTACGAGTTCCCGCCGGAAGACGGCTACGTCAGCGGCACGATGAAGGCGATTGTGGACAACCTCCGCGCCGTCGACCTGCTGACGCAGTCCCTCCCGCGCGTCGATGGCGAGCGGATCGGCTGCATCGGGCATTCGCTGGGCGGGCACAACACGATGTTCACCGCCGCGTTTGATCCGCGGATCAAGGTGATGGTCTCGAGCTGCGGGTTCACGCGGTTTCACAAGTATTACGAGGGGAAGCTGGCTGGCTGGACGAGTGCCCGGTACATGCCGCTGATCGCGAAGGAGTACCACAACAACGCGGATGAGGTCCCGTTCGACTTCCCGGAGATTGTGGCCAGTTTTGCTCCGCGGCCGTTCCTGGCGTGTTCGCCGCTGCATGACAGTAATTTTGAAGTCAGTGGAGTCCGGGACTGCGTGGCGGCCGCGGCGCCGATCTACAAGCTGCTGGGTGCGGAAGGGAATCTGCGGGCGGAGTATCCGGACTGTGCGCACGATTTTCCGCCGGCAGTGCGTGAGGTGGCGTACAAGTTCTTTGAAGAGCATCTCGCGCCGAAGCCCGCGCAGTAG
- a CDS encoding ATP-binding protein: MAPRKIHVVIAQGQSLNPAKKGLEEDLAARLIMEPGLDVSIVPHLYDMAADHTGLLHLRKLSGPIIVLSWLYPRAAHWTLDRQGVRGREGTVLLKETDEEEEQNAAAQGIGSTDVPKRFIYCLDLRIRNRAEPFLEEVRRIAREQTTETVDLMSWIGGSPTPAQTERFLNPLPIVTLPGTPEPAAAQVSSGTDANGQAALLVDPVKRRWYPVIDYSRCTNCMECIDFCLFGVYGVDTLDRILVEAQDNCKKGCPACSRVCPANAIIFPQHKSPGIAGADGEVAGLKIDLSKLFGGGDGNALDMAVAERDAELLKDGRDAVGAAVGLKKRQEQKPAREKDELDSLMDGLDALN; encoded by the coding sequence ATGGCCCCCCGGAAAATCCACGTCGTCATCGCCCAGGGGCAAAGCCTCAACCCCGCCAAAAAAGGGCTCGAGGAAGACCTCGCCGCCCGGCTCATCATGGAGCCGGGACTCGACGTCTCCATCGTCCCCCACCTCTACGACATGGCGGCCGACCACACCGGCCTGCTCCACCTCCGCAAACTCTCCGGTCCCATCATCGTCCTCTCGTGGCTCTACCCCCGGGCCGCCCACTGGACCCTCGACCGCCAGGGAGTCCGCGGCCGCGAAGGGACCGTCCTCCTCAAAGAGACCGACGAAGAGGAAGAACAGAACGCCGCTGCTCAAGGGATCGGCTCGACCGACGTCCCCAAACGCTTCATCTACTGCCTCGACCTCCGGATCCGGAACCGCGCCGAACCGTTCCTCGAAGAAGTCCGCCGCATCGCCCGCGAGCAGACGACCGAGACGGTCGACCTGATGAGCTGGATCGGCGGCTCCCCCACGCCGGCCCAGACCGAGCGGTTCCTCAACCCGCTGCCGATCGTCACTCTCCCGGGCACGCCGGAACCCGCGGCCGCTCAGGTCTCAAGCGGCACAGACGCGAACGGCCAAGCGGCGCTCCTCGTCGATCCCGTGAAGCGGCGGTGGTACCCGGTCATCGACTACTCCCGCTGCACGAACTGCATGGAGTGCATCGATTTCTGCCTGTTCGGCGTCTACGGCGTCGACACCCTCGACCGGATCCTCGTCGAGGCGCAGGACAACTGCAAAAAGGGCTGCCCCGCCTGCAGCCGTGTCTGTCCGGCGAACGCCATCATCTTTCCGCAGCACAAGTCCCCCGGAATCGCCGGAGCCGACGGTGAAGTCGCGGGACTCAAGATCGACCTCTCGAAACTGTTCGGCGGCGGCGACGGCAACGCGCTCGACATGGCGGTCGCCGAGCGCGACGCCGAGCTCCTCAAGGACGGCCGGGACGCCGTCGGGGCGGCGGTCGGGCTCAAGAAGCGGCAGGAACAGAAACCGGCCCGCGAGAAGGACGAACTCGACTCCCTGATGGACGGACTCGACGCGCTCAACTGA
- the aspS gene encoding aspartate--tRNA ligase, whose amino-acid sequence MLRTHTCGELRPFHAGQTVTLCGWVDKYRDHAGIVFIDLRDRYGKTQIKFDLADSSEIQQQARHLRHEDVVQVSGKVVQRPEGLANPKLSTGEVELLVNEFSLLNKSKTPPFEPEGQSIPNEEIRLEHRYIDLRRPALQQNLILRHKLTMAVRQYFDRLGFLEIETPMLGKSTPEGARDYLVPSRVHEGHFYALPQSPQLYKQLLMVGGLDRYFQIARCFRDEDLRADRQPEFTQIDVEMAFVERDDILNAIDGLVAEMTNQLRNEKIELPLKRYTYQECMEKYGSDKPDLRFGLPIVDIGEIAAECDFGVFKQTVAAGNRVRGINAKGAAEKYSRKMLDVDMKGLVAEYGAKGVAYFKVAGGKLESSIAKFFTEDQQRAIVQKFEGQDGDLLLFVADTFKVTSAALSAIRNKLGRELELYDPRSMQTFWVIDFPMFTWNAEENKWDAEHHPFCAIHPEDAEYLQTDPGRVRANSYDLVCNGYEAASGSVRVHDSKTQARIFELLNIKAEEAEARFGFFLDALRYGAPPHAGVALGLDRWVMLFTGGENIRDVIAFPKTQKAADAMSGAPSVVDFKQLRDLRIKIDIPAK is encoded by the coding sequence GTGCTTCGGACACATACCTGCGGTGAACTGCGACCCTTTCACGCCGGCCAGACGGTGACGCTCTGCGGCTGGGTGGACAAATACCGCGACCACGCCGGCATCGTCTTCATCGACCTCCGGGATCGTTACGGCAAGACCCAGATCAAGTTCGACCTCGCGGACTCGTCGGAGATCCAGCAGCAGGCCCGTCACCTGCGGCACGAGGACGTCGTGCAGGTGAGCGGCAAGGTGGTCCAGCGGCCCGAGGGGCTTGCGAACCCCAAGCTCTCGACGGGCGAAGTCGAGCTTCTCGTCAACGAGTTTTCGCTCCTCAACAAGAGCAAGACGCCGCCGTTTGAGCCCGAAGGGCAGTCGATCCCGAACGAGGAGATCCGGCTGGAGCATCGCTACATCGACCTGCGGCGGCCCGCCCTCCAGCAGAACCTCATCCTCCGCCACAAGCTCACGATGGCGGTCCGGCAATACTTCGACCGGCTCGGGTTCCTCGAGATCGAGACCCCGATGCTCGGCAAGAGTACGCCGGAAGGAGCCCGCGATTACCTCGTCCCGAGCCGCGTCCATGAAGGGCACTTCTACGCCCTGCCGCAGTCGCCGCAGCTCTACAAGCAGCTCCTGATGGTCGGCGGTCTCGACCGCTACTTTCAGATTGCCCGCTGCTTCCGCGACGAAGACCTCCGGGCCGACCGGCAGCCGGAGTTCACGCAGATCGACGTCGAGATGGCGTTCGTCGAGCGGGACGACATCCTCAACGCGATCGACGGTCTCGTGGCCGAGATGACGAACCAGCTCCGCAACGAGAAGATCGAGCTGCCGCTGAAGCGATACACCTACCAGGAATGCATGGAGAAGTACGGCAGCGACAAGCCGGACCTGCGGTTCGGCCTGCCGATCGTCGACATCGGCGAGATCGCGGCGGAGTGCGACTTCGGCGTCTTCAAGCAGACGGTCGCCGCTGGCAACCGCGTCCGCGGGATCAACGCCAAGGGGGCAGCGGAGAAGTACAGCCGCAAGATGCTCGACGTCGACATGAAGGGCCTCGTCGCCGAGTACGGCGCGAAGGGTGTCGCCTACTTCAAGGTCGCCGGCGGGAAGCTGGAATCGTCCATCGCCAAGTTCTTCACCGAGGACCAGCAGCGGGCGATCGTTCAGAAGTTCGAAGGCCAGGACGGCGACCTGCTGCTGTTCGTGGCGGACACCTTCAAGGTGACGAGCGCCGCTCTCTCGGCGATCCGCAACAAGCTCGGCCGGGAGCTGGAGCTGTACGATCCGCGGTCGATGCAGACCTTCTGGGTCATCGACTTCCCGATGTTCACCTGGAACGCCGAAGAGAACAAATGGGACGCGGAGCACCATCCGTTCTGCGCGATCCATCCGGAGGACGCTGAGTACCTGCAGACCGACCCGGGCCGCGTGCGGGCGAACTCGTACGACCTCGTCTGCAACGGTTACGAGGCGGCGAGCGGCAGCGTCCGCGTGCACGACTCCAAGACCCAGGCCCGGATCTTCGAACTGCTGAACATCAAGGCCGAAGAAGCCGAGGCCCGCTTCGGGTTCTTCCTCGACGCGCTCCGGTACGGGGCCCCGCCGCACGCCGGCGTGGCCCTTGGTCTCGACCGGTGGGTGATGCTGTTCACGGGTGGTGAGAACATCCGGGACGTGATCGCGTTCCCGAAGACGCAGAAGGCGGCGGACGCGATGAGCGGCGCCCCGAGCGTTGTCGATTTCAAGCAGCTCCGCGACCTGCGGATCAAGATCGATATTCCGGCCAAGTGA
- a CDS encoding YdjY domain-containing protein, giving the protein MPSKVTRLAAALLLALGGTVVASAQETTPPKTEAAPPAGTAPKTEAPASDSQPVPLNKQGTVLLDKAAGKLILKGRVCLKEGLLEMLVCKANTKEHESIFAVDSEAFVIHGGLLALGAKTGKPVQFQPEYRAPEGQAIEITASWTNAEGKRESWKGQQLVRHALNRYFISKIDKVPDGLTLDRFDELRYDDMTKELIWYGQMSDKQRDTWLAKSADPKWKAAIQGFYDRTRTKELEANFVFTGSVFDRLPDGTQYYLAEAGNVICVANFGDAMIDIAMKSSASNDAGLEFEPYTERLPKTGTEVTLELKPILKPEAKGTDKPADK; this is encoded by the coding sequence ATGCCCTCCAAAGTCACCCGTCTCGCCGCCGCACTCCTCCTGGCCCTGGGGGGGACTGTCGTCGCCTCCGCCCAGGAGACGACCCCGCCGAAGACCGAGGCCGCCCCGCCGGCCGGGACCGCCCCGAAGACCGAGGCTCCCGCGTCCGATAGCCAGCCGGTCCCGCTGAACAAGCAGGGGACGGTCCTCCTCGACAAGGCGGCCGGGAAGCTGATCCTCAAGGGGCGGGTCTGCCTCAAGGAGGGGCTCCTCGAGATGCTGGTCTGCAAGGCGAACACGAAGGAGCACGAGTCGATCTTCGCCGTCGATTCCGAGGCGTTCGTGATCCACGGCGGACTCCTGGCCCTGGGAGCCAAGACCGGAAAGCCGGTCCAGTTCCAGCCCGAGTACCGCGCCCCGGAAGGACAGGCGATCGAGATCACGGCGTCGTGGACGAACGCCGAAGGGAAGCGGGAAAGCTGGAAGGGACAGCAGCTCGTCCGGCACGCGCTGAACCGCTACTTCATCAGCAAGATCGACAAGGTCCCGGACGGACTCACGCTCGACCGGTTCGATGAGCTGCGTTACGACGACATGACGAAAGAGCTGATCTGGTACGGCCAGATGAGTGACAAGCAGCGAGACACCTGGCTGGCGAAGTCGGCCGACCCCAAGTGGAAGGCAGCGATCCAGGGCTTCTACGACCGGACCCGCACCAAGGAGCTGGAGGCGAACTTCGTCTTCACCGGCAGCGTCTTCGACCGTCTGCCGGACGGCACGCAGTACTACCTCGCCGAGGCGGGGAACGTGATCTGCGTGGCGAATTTCGGCGACGCGATGATCGACATCGCGATGAAGAGCAGCGCCTCGAACGACGCCGGCCTCGAGTTCGAGCCCTACACCGAGCGTCTTCCCAAGACCGGCACGGAAGTCACGCTTGAACTCAAGCCGATCCTCAAGCCGGAGGCCAAGGGGACGGACAAGCCCGCCGACAAGTAG
- a CDS encoding protein kinase domain-containing protein: MSDNADSSDTTERHRPPGDDPHRTDAVEPDLLPDTEVDEADEPIDLSFLAPPIEPGSLGRLGSYDIRQILGRGGCGIVLLAQDEKLHRLVAIKVMRPELTTTSPARKRFLREARAAAAVRHDNIVTLYAVEETPLPFLVMEYVAGPTLQQRLDATGPLPLRELLVVGAQIARGLAAAHERGLIHRDIKPGNILLEEGLDRVRITDFGLARSLNDTSVTRTALISGTPNFMSPEQAQGLGLDARSDLFSLGSVLYCLYTGRAPFRDTNAVRILFKVVHDEPRPISDLIPETPAWFQAIITRLHAKSPEDRYASAREVAQILERCLVDWQQGRPCDVGGKPVDESLTPTVVDQAAASPAPERTPIRRREWPITVAAFLGLATLAFGVTQWARGPHPREVSSSPETPHPPAPAAKPPVYEIVKGGRWLREGDEFVQAEPGNFELYFGDPEWTDYDVTVECLSHPGLPDAQGGILHFRASSPLNYLSFNIGSYGGSFDEAVRVVGGHWSRDAPLQGRRHQHNQWQRVHVRVRGMEIECRLDDLPPIRFTETTRLKGRIALVTWNSAVRWRKLRVTAPDGTVLWSGFPDVAKK, encoded by the coding sequence ATGTCGGACAACGCGGATTCCTCTGACACGACCGAGCGCCACCGGCCGCCCGGCGACGATCCCCACCGCACCGACGCCGTCGAGCCCGACCTGCTTCCCGACACCGAAGTCGACGAGGCCGACGAACCGATCGACCTCTCGTTCCTCGCGCCGCCGATCGAGCCCGGCTCCCTCGGCCGACTCGGCTCCTACGACATCCGGCAGATCCTCGGACGAGGCGGCTGCGGCATCGTCCTCCTCGCTCAGGACGAGAAGCTCCACCGGCTGGTCGCCATCAAGGTCATGCGGCCGGAACTGACCACGACCTCCCCCGCCCGCAAACGATTCCTCCGGGAAGCCCGCGCGGCCGCCGCGGTCCGCCACGACAACATCGTCACGCTCTACGCCGTCGAGGAGACGCCGCTGCCGTTCCTCGTCATGGAGTACGTCGCCGGACCGACGCTCCAGCAGCGGCTCGACGCCACCGGCCCCCTGCCCCTTCGCGAACTCCTCGTCGTCGGAGCCCAGATCGCCCGCGGGCTGGCGGCGGCGCACGAGCGGGGGCTCATCCACCGCGACATCAAACCGGGCAACATCCTCCTGGAGGAAGGACTCGACCGGGTCCGGATCACCGACTTCGGCCTCGCCCGCTCGCTCAACGACACGAGCGTCACCCGCACCGCCCTCATCTCCGGGACGCCGAACTTCATGTCGCCGGAACAGGCGCAGGGGCTCGGGCTCGACGCGCGGTCCGACCTCTTCAGCCTGGGGAGCGTGCTCTACTGCCTCTACACCGGCCGCGCTCCGTTTCGAGACACGAATGCGGTCCGAATCCTGTTCAAGGTGGTTCACGACGAGCCGCGTCCGATCAGCGACCTCATTCCGGAGACGCCCGCCTGGTTCCAGGCGATCATCACCCGGCTGCACGCCAAGTCCCCGGAGGACCGTTACGCCTCGGCCCGCGAGGTGGCACAGATCCTGGAGCGGTGCCTCGTCGACTGGCAGCAGGGACGCCCTTGCGACGTCGGCGGGAAGCCCGTTGACGAGAGCCTCACTCCGACCGTCGTCGATCAAGCTGCCGCGTCTCCCGCACCGGAGCGAACGCCCATACGACGCCGAGAGTGGCCGATCACCGTCGCTGCGTTCCTTGGCCTCGCCACTCTCGCATTCGGAGTGACACAGTGGGCGCGAGGGCCCCACCCCCGAGAGGTGAGTTCCAGTCCCGAAACGCCACACCCTCCCGCGCCGGCGGCCAAGCCTCCGGTCTATGAGATCGTCAAAGGGGGCCGGTGGCTCCGGGAGGGAGACGAGTTCGTCCAGGCGGAACCGGGGAACTTCGAGCTGTACTTCGGCGACCCGGAATGGACCGATTACGACGTCACGGTCGAATGTCTGTCGCATCCGGGCCTGCCGGATGCCCAGGGGGGAATCCTGCACTTCCGGGCGAGTTCACCTCTCAACTATCTCTCGTTCAACATCGGGTCGTACGGAGGGAGCTTCGATGAAGCGGTCCGGGTGGTCGGCGGACACTGGAGCCGCGACGCCCCTCTGCAGGGCCGGCGGCACCAGCACAATCAGTGGCAGCGGGTCCATGTCCGCGTGCGGGGCATGGAGATCGAGTGCCGCCTCGACGACCTCCCGCCGATCCGCTTCACCGAGACGACGCGGCTCAAGGGGCGAATCGCGCTCGTCACCTGGAACTCCGCCGTCCGCTGGCGAAAACTCCGCGTGACCGCGCCGGACGGGACCGTCCTGTGGAGCGGCTTTCCCGACGTCGCGAAGAAGTAG
- a CDS encoding class I SAM-dependent methyltransferase encodes MSATVSGQIPSRLLQSLVGPAANSKGAILDVGCGDGNVVRGLRDIGCTAQGIDDTLPRAGDGLVQGSLSGNVPFVVHAFDAILVRGMKVYSGPLTGPEVFTATANLLSCLKPSGRLVLFEPQGFTTPGSIDAGRLNAWREHLSQFPGRCDISQFADGLGFLLSLKWLMGEKKIAATIVSMTVPSPALSRLEWHRVVRDILLGKKKRGAA; translated from the coding sequence ATGTCGGCCACGGTTTCCGGTCAGATCCCGTCTCGACTTCTGCAGTCCCTCGTCGGACCTGCCGCCAACTCCAAAGGGGCCATCCTCGATGTCGGCTGCGGCGACGGAAACGTCGTCCGCGGACTCCGCGACATCGGCTGCACCGCCCAGGGGATCGATGACACCCTCCCCCGCGCCGGCGATGGCCTCGTCCAGGGCTCCCTCTCCGGCAACGTCCCGTTCGTCGTCCACGCCTTCGACGCCATCCTCGTCCGCGGCATGAAGGTCTATTCCGGCCCGCTCACCGGTCCGGAAGTCTTCACCGCCACCGCCAACCTGCTGTCGTGTCTCAAGCCGAGCGGCCGTCTCGTCCTGTTTGAGCCCCAGGGCTTCACGACGCCGGGCTCGATCGACGCTGGCCGTCTGAACGCGTGGCGCGAGCACCTCTCGCAGTTCCCCGGCCGCTGCGATATCTCGCAGTTTGCCGATGGTCTCGGCTTCCTTCTCAGTCTTAAGTGGCTGATGGGCGAGAAGAAGATTGCGGCCACGATTGTCTCGATGACGGTTCCCTCCCCCGCTCTCAGCCGGCTGGAGTGGCATCGTGTTGTGCGGGACATTCTGCTGGGCAAGAAGAAGCGCGGCGCCGCCTGA
- a CDS encoding DUF6754 domain-containing protein, whose amino-acid sequence MTALLVLVATLFGVSASSAAPVPPPEWLVVEDRPWDDGTSLDIRFPLAKEDTDPANPVRYQVQMSGEYLGLYADLIQVTATPEQRRRNEITARASELNIGEPYWFRIRTVDAAGARSAFVETGLDGVRPRRQWFDGRRFWLLTISLLICGAVIWYIIRSRLGARYTIRRIAGLDAMEDAVGRATEMGRACLFVPGVNDINEIQTIAGLTILGRIGERAADYDCPIDVPTSRSLVMTAARETLAAAYSKAGHPEAYREDAAYYVTDEQFGYVAHLTGKMVREKPAACFYMGSFFAESLILAETGNAIGAIQIAGTAQPAQLPFFVAACDYTLIGEEFFAASAYLSGDPDQLGTLKGQDFGKFFVAVVVAVGVLLSLVAAATGSQSLKAATAYLRNSVLGE is encoded by the coding sequence GTGACGGCGTTGCTGGTGCTGGTCGCCACTCTGTTCGGGGTATCCGCATCGTCCGCCGCCCCGGTTCCCCCTCCGGAGTGGCTGGTCGTCGAGGACCGTCCCTGGGATGACGGGACCAGCCTCGACATCCGGTTTCCCCTCGCGAAGGAGGACACCGATCCGGCGAATCCCGTCCGCTACCAGGTCCAGATGTCGGGGGAATACCTCGGCCTCTACGCGGACCTGATCCAGGTCACGGCCACGCCCGAGCAGCGGCGCCGCAACGAGATCACGGCTCGCGCCTCCGAGCTCAACATCGGCGAGCCGTACTGGTTCCGGATCCGGACGGTCGATGCCGCCGGAGCCCGCTCGGCGTTCGTCGAGACCGGCCTCGACGGGGTCCGCCCCCGGCGGCAGTGGTTCGACGGCCGGCGGTTCTGGCTGCTCACGATCTCGCTCCTGATCTGCGGCGCGGTCATCTGGTACATCATCCGCTCGCGCCTCGGCGCGCGGTACACGATCCGGCGGATCGCCGGCCTCGACGCCATGGAGGATGCCGTCGGCCGCGCGACCGAAATGGGGCGGGCCTGCCTCTTCGTCCCCGGCGTCAATGACATCAACGAGATCCAGACGATCGCCGGGCTGACGATCCTGGGCCGCATCGGCGAGCGGGCGGCGGACTATGACTGTCCGATCGACGTGCCGACCAGCCGCTCGCTCGTGATGACCGCGGCCCGCGAGACGCTGGCGGCCGCCTACTCGAAGGCGGGCCACCCGGAAGCGTACCGCGAGGACGCCGCCTACTACGTCACCGACGAACAGTTCGGCTACGTGGCGCACCTCACGGGGAAGATGGTCCGGGAGAAACCGGCCGCCTGCTTTTACATGGGCTCGTTCTTCGCGGAGTCGCTGATCCTGGCCGAGACCGGCAACGCCATCGGTGCCATCCAGATCGCCGGCACGGCCCAGCCGGCGCAGCTCCCGTTCTTCGTCGCGGCGTGCGACTACACGCTGATCGGCGAAGAGTTTTTCGCGGCCAGCGCCTACCTCTCGGGCGACCCCGACCAGCTCGGGACGCTCAAGGGGCAGGACTTCGGCAAGTTCTTCGTGGCGGTCGTCGTCGCCGTCGGCGTGCTTCTCAGCCTCGTCGCGGCAGCCACCGGCAGCCAGTCGCTGAAGGCGGCGACCGCGTACCTGCGGAACTCGGTGCTCGGCGAGTAG
- a CDS encoding M3 family oligoendopeptidase: MTAAVAPSTPARPAAGRYPLNWNLDALFPNPQTAEFKTLLSGFSTELQTLAADADTLPAITAAGASGTWGAYLERLAAVLGRFEDLSAFVGCHSADQAENKEFQRVEGLLSALWPLRSKVLTTVELAFVGVPADKVKIFIDGDPRLKAVAFFLEEAGRNATFRLPREQEQLLSELSVDGLSAWSRLYDRISGELRIEVMEKGNVVRKSVGQIQYDMPERSVRQNNFYAADKAWGTLGDTCADALNHISGARLTKYKRLKVQDHLDAPLRLNRMTRGTLDTMWGTITDRKKMLLPYLERKAKLLGLEKLSWYDQIAPLPPGIAGNESELTYDQACDLVIRTFTEFSPDFGEFARMAIETGWTEAENRPGKKQGAFCTGIPTKKETRVFMTYTGTADSMSTLAHELGHAYHSYVLRNEPLLLQDYPMNLAETASTFAEAVLNEQRLVEAKSTGARLALLDNLLADSVAFLMNIHARFLFEDRFHKERPQGELTTARLSELMQEAQKEAYLGAFADDGWYPGFWISKLHFYIGGWPFYNFPYTFGYLLSQGLYAVAATDKTNFPARYREFLIATGNRQTEDALQQTLGYDLTKPEFWNRSLDVIETRVKAFCDLADSLGM; this comes from the coding sequence ATGACCGCTGCCGTCGCCCCATCTACCCCGGCCCGCCCCGCCGCAGGCCGCTACCCTCTCAACTGGAATCTGGACGCCCTGTTCCCGAATCCCCAGACGGCGGAATTCAAGACCCTGCTGTCAGGCTTCTCGACCGAACTCCAGACCCTGGCCGCGGATGCCGACACGCTGCCGGCGATCACCGCCGCCGGGGCCAGCGGGACCTGGGGGGCCTACCTGGAGCGTCTGGCCGCGGTCCTGGGACGGTTCGAGGACCTGTCGGCGTTCGTCGGCTGCCACTCGGCCGACCAGGCGGAAAACAAGGAGTTCCAGCGGGTCGAGGGGCTCCTGTCGGCTCTCTGGCCGCTCCGGTCCAAGGTCCTGACGACGGTGGAGCTGGCCTTCGTCGGCGTCCCGGCCGACAAAGTGAAAATCTTCATCGATGGCGATCCGCGGCTGAAGGCGGTCGCGTTCTTCCTCGAAGAGGCGGGTCGGAACGCCACCTTCCGGCTGCCGCGGGAGCAGGAGCAGCTCCTGTCCGAGCTGAGCGTCGACGGGCTCTCGGCGTGGTCGCGGCTCTATGACCGGATCTCCGGGGAGCTGCGGATCGAGGTCATGGAGAAGGGGAACGTCGTCCGGAAGTCGGTCGGCCAGATCCAGTACGACATGCCCGAGCGGAGCGTCCGGCAGAACAATTTTTATGCGGCCGACAAAGCCTGGGGGACGCTGGGTGACACCTGTGCCGACGCTCTGAACCACATCTCCGGTGCCCGGCTGACGAAGTACAAGCGGCTCAAGGTGCAGGACCACCTCGACGCGCCGCTGCGGCTGAACCGGATGACCCGCGGCACGCTCGACACGATGTGGGGGACGATTACCGACCGCAAGAAAATGCTCCTGCCCTACCTCGAGCGGAAGGCCAAGCTCCTGGGCCTCGAAAAGCTCTCGTGGTACGACCAGATCGCGCCGCTGCCGCCGGGGATCGCCGGGAACGAGAGCGAGCTGACCTATGACCAGGCGTGCGACCTCGTGATCCGGACCTTCACGGAGTTCAGCCCGGACTTCGGCGAGTTCGCCCGGATGGCGATCGAGACCGGCTGGACCGAGGCCGAGAACCGACCCGGCAAGAAGCAGGGGGCGTTCTGTACCGGGATCCCGACGAAGAAGGAGACGCGCGTCTTCATGACCTACACCGGGACCGCGGACAGCATGTCGACGCTGGCCCACGAGCTCGGCCACGCGTACCACTCGTACGTCCTGCGGAACGAGCCGCTCCTGCTCCAGGACTACCCGATGAACCTCGCCGAGACCGCCTCGACGTTCGCCGAAGCGGTCCTCAACGAACAGCGGCTCGTCGAAGCGAAGTCGACGGGGGCCCGGCTGGCGCTCCTCGACAACCTGCTGGCGGACTCGGTCGCCTTCCTGATGAACATCCACGCCCGGTTCCTGTTCGAGGACCGGTTCCACAAGGAGCGTCCGCAGGGGGAGCTGACAACGGCGCGGCTGAGCGAGCTGATGCAGGAGGCCCAGAAGGAGGCCTACCTGGGAGCCTTCGCCGATGACGGCTGGTATCCGGGCTTCTGGATCTCGAAGCTCCATTTCTACATCGGCGGCTGGCCGTTCTATAACTTCCCGTACACGTTCGGCTACCTGCTGTCGCAGGGCCTGTACGCGGTGGCGGCGACGGACAAGACGAATTTCCCCGCGCGTTACCGCGAGTTCCTGATCGCGACCGGGAACCGGCAGACGGAAGACGCGCTCCAGCAGACGCTGGGCTACGACCTGACGAAGCCGGAGTTCTGGAACCGCAGTCTCGACGTCATCGAGACACGGGTGAAAGCGTTCTGCGACTTGGCCGACAGCCTGGGAATGTAG